The proteins below are encoded in one region of Knoellia sp. S7-12:
- a CDS encoding glutamate-5-semialdehyde dehydrogenase, whose amino-acid sequence MSSELNPADIVRVADLAGKAREASRRLALLSRADKDQALRALADALDGATEQIVVANVEDVERGRASGMDDGLIDRLTLTPERVAAVADAVRDIAALPDPVGEVVRGSTLANGLQIRQVRVPMGVIGMIYEARPNVTVDAAGLGLKSGNAVILRGGSAAESTNRALVAVMRDALEAQGLPADAIGLLDGGRDAVRALLTARGQVDLIIPRGGAGLIQTVVTESTVPVIETGVGNCHVYVDAAADLDKALAITVNAKTQRPSVCNSAESLLVHESLREQFLPKVLAELAGAGVVLHTDPGAGSAAEAAGIPHVPATDEDWDTEYLALEMAVAVVPDLDAALAHIRAHSSGHTEAIVTEDRAAARRFTTEVDAAAVMVNASTRFTDGGEFGFGAEIGISTQKLHARGPMALPELTTTKWIVEGDGQIR is encoded by the coding sequence ATGTCTTCAGAGCTCAACCCGGCGGACATCGTCCGCGTCGCCGATCTCGCAGGCAAGGCCCGCGAGGCCTCGAGGCGGCTGGCCCTGCTCAGTCGGGCCGACAAGGACCAAGCCCTCCGCGCGCTCGCCGACGCCCTCGATGGAGCGACCGAGCAGATCGTTGTGGCCAACGTCGAGGACGTCGAGCGCGGTCGGGCGAGTGGCATGGACGACGGCCTCATCGACCGCCTGACGCTGACGCCCGAGCGGGTCGCCGCAGTGGCCGACGCCGTGCGTGACATCGCCGCGCTGCCTGACCCGGTCGGCGAAGTCGTGCGCGGTTCCACGCTCGCCAATGGCCTCCAGATCCGCCAGGTCCGGGTCCCCATGGGGGTCATCGGCATGATCTATGAGGCCCGACCCAACGTCACCGTTGACGCGGCCGGGCTCGGGCTCAAGTCCGGCAACGCCGTCATCCTTCGTGGCGGGTCGGCAGCGGAGTCGACCAACAGGGCACTGGTGGCCGTGATGCGCGACGCCCTGGAGGCACAGGGTCTGCCGGCCGATGCCATCGGACTGCTTGACGGTGGCCGCGACGCTGTGCGGGCACTGCTCACCGCCCGCGGCCAGGTCGACCTCATCATTCCGCGCGGGGGAGCGGGGCTCATCCAGACCGTCGTCACCGAGTCGACCGTCCCCGTGATCGAGACCGGCGTGGGCAACTGCCATGTCTATGTCGACGCGGCCGCCGATCTCGACAAGGCGCTCGCGATCACGGTCAACGCCAAGACGCAGCGCCCGAGCGTCTGCAACTCGGCTGAGTCGCTGCTCGTCCACGAGTCCTTGCGCGAGCAGTTCCTGCCCAAGGTCCTCGCGGAGCTGGCGGGTGCAGGAGTGGTGCTCCACACGGATCCGGGCGCCGGCAGTGCGGCGGAAGCGGCCGGCATACCCCACGTCCCGGCGACGGACGAGGACTGGGACACCGAATATCTGGCGCTCGAGATGGCGGTGGCCGTCGTCCCCGACCTCGACGCCGCGCTCGCCCACATCCGCGCGCATTCGAGCGGGCACACGGAGGCCATCGTCACCGAGGACCGTGCGGCCGCACGCCGCTTCACGACCGAGGTCGACGCGGCCGCGGTCATGGTCAACGCGTCCACGCGGTTCACCGACGGTGGTGAGTTCGGCTTCGGCGCCGAGATCGGCATCTCCACCCAGAAGCTCCACGCCCGCGGCCCGATGGCGCTGCCCGAGCTGACGACGACGAAGTGGATCGTCGAGGGAGACGGCCAGATCCGCTGA
- a CDS encoding glycosyltransferase family 2 protein encodes MPAPAPAITLSIVIPMFNEEAVLPLLVARLRRLADGIGTAYEVVAVDDGSSDATPVLLERLRREWPQLRIVRLRANAGHQAAISAGLQRARGAYVVTLDADLQDPPEVIPEMLRIAREDGVDVVYGVREDRSTDTAFKRVSARLFYKSIRRLADIDAPVDAGDYRLMSRATVDAVNSLPEHNRVLRFVVPALGFPSGSVGYTREVRAAGTSKYPLAKMIRLSVDSVTGFSLAPLRFATWLGLLGGLAAFGVLVYAVFARVLGHALPGWTSTVVIVAAVGAVQLLALGILGEYVGRMYAAMQARPTYFIAHDSLESAQTSTGERVEPGSQQGA; translated from the coding sequence ATGCCTGCACCTGCTCCAGCCATCACCTTGAGCATCGTCATCCCGATGTTCAACGAGGAGGCCGTCCTTCCATTGCTGGTCGCACGGCTGCGCCGGCTCGCGGACGGGATCGGCACGGCATACGAAGTGGTCGCCGTCGACGACGGCAGCAGCGACGCGACACCGGTCCTCCTCGAGCGCCTGCGGCGCGAGTGGCCGCAGCTGCGGATCGTGCGTCTGCGTGCGAACGCTGGCCACCAGGCCGCGATCTCGGCAGGGCTGCAGCGCGCCCGAGGCGCCTACGTCGTCACGCTCGACGCCGACCTGCAGGACCCGCCCGAGGTCATCCCCGAGATGCTGCGGATCGCCCGCGAGGACGGCGTCGACGTCGTCTATGGCGTGCGCGAGGACCGGTCGACGGACACGGCGTTCAAGCGCGTCTCGGCGCGACTGTTCTACAAGTCCATCCGCCGGCTCGCCGACATCGATGCCCCCGTGGACGCCGGCGACTACCGCCTCATGTCCCGCGCCACCGTGGACGCCGTCAACTCCCTCCCCGAGCACAACCGCGTCCTGCGTTTTGTCGTGCCGGCGCTGGGTTTCCCGTCCGGCTCCGTGGGCTACACACGGGAGGTGCGCGCGGCCGGGACGTCGAAATACCCCCTCGCCAAGATGATCCGCCTGTCCGTCGACTCGGTGACCGGCTTCTCGCTCGCTCCCCTGCGCTTCGCCACCTGGCTGGGGCTCCTCGGCGGCCTCGCCGCCTTCGGCGTTCTGGTGTATGCCGTGTTCGCCCGCGTTCTCGGCCACGCCCTCCCCGGTTGGACCTCGACTGTGGTCATCGTGGCGGCGGTGGGCGCCGTCCAACTGCTGGCGCTCGGCATCCTGGGCGAGTACGTCGGGCGGATGTATGCCGCGATGCAGGCTCGGCCGACCTACTTCATCGCCCACGACTCGCTCGAGTCGGCCCAGACCTCAACGGGCGAGCGAGTCGAGCCGGGCTCGCAGCAGGGCGCGTGA
- a CDS encoding helix-turn-helix transcriptional regulator, with protein sequence MPTLAREMVERMARGADDSRSLRAELLAQLRRMVPFDWYAWVLTDPTTCVGVDPLADIPDPGAIASTIRLKYLTDLNRWTSLDTCAALGRGAERSLLWREGQHPHGVVDVASVVLRDRHGCWGFLDLWSSRPYAVADMALLRDLAGPLTVAMRNVRARSFRASPPDSVSSSGPVVLLLDDDLSIRGRAKGSDEWLRLLLPGPKGVPPIPACAFNVAAQMLAREAGVDDHPAMARMPLPSGAWVTLRASRLEPDGSIAVTIEETGPTDRLDVFVRSHALSPREVELVEVLATGADTAAASARLHLSAHTVQDHLKSVFAKTNVRSRRELLARAMGQG encoded by the coding sequence GTGCCCACACTCGCGCGCGAGATGGTTGAGCGGATGGCCCGCGGCGCCGACGACTCGCGCTCGCTGCGCGCCGAGCTTCTTGCGCAGCTGCGCCGAATGGTCCCGTTCGACTGGTATGCGTGGGTACTCACCGACCCGACCACGTGCGTCGGCGTCGACCCGCTTGCCGACATCCCTGATCCTGGCGCCATTGCCTCGACGATCCGGCTGAAGTACCTCACGGACCTCAATCGATGGACTTCGCTCGACACGTGCGCAGCCCTCGGTCGGGGCGCCGAGAGGAGCCTGCTCTGGCGAGAGGGCCAGCACCCGCACGGGGTCGTCGACGTCGCCTCGGTCGTGCTCCGCGATCGTCACGGCTGCTGGGGCTTCCTCGACCTGTGGTCCTCGAGACCGTATGCCGTCGCCGACATGGCGCTCCTGCGCGATCTTGCCGGCCCGCTCACCGTGGCCATGCGGAACGTCAGAGCGCGCAGCTTCCGTGCGTCGCCTCCCGACTCGGTGTCGTCGAGTGGCCCGGTTGTGCTCCTCCTCGACGACGACCTCTCGATCCGTGGACGGGCGAAGGGGTCGGACGAGTGGCTGCGTCTGCTCCTGCCGGGGCCCAAGGGTGTGCCGCCGATCCCTGCCTGCGCGTTCAATGTCGCGGCCCAGATGCTCGCTCGGGAGGCCGGTGTGGACGACCACCCGGCCATGGCCCGGATGCCCCTGCCGTCAGGGGCGTGGGTGACCCTTCGGGCATCGCGCCTCGAGCCGGACGGAAGCATCGCCGTGACGATTGAGGAGACCGGTCCTACCGATCGCCTGGACGTCTTCGTGAGGAGCCACGCGCTCTCGCCCCGCGAGGTGGAGCTCGTCGAGGTCCTCGCGACCGGTGCGGACACGGCGGCTGCCTCGGCCCGGCTCCATCTGTCAGCACACACCGTCCAGGACCACCTCAAATCGGTCTTCGCGAAGACCAACGTGCGCAGCCGCAGAGAGCTCCTCGCGCGGGCAATGGGTCAGGGCTGA
- a CDS encoding metallophosphoesterase, protein MLLFALVALAVVGLLTFWLNRRLVVAPGWRTPWRYAGTALLAALTALSVVAVAGGLRWGTAEDTRPVAWLALTWLVVALYLVLGVAAAQLLAVIAWLVTPGEHRATVLRRFNRATAAVVLTAAVGTTAYGAAAAANPTITRTTHTSASLPQAFNGTTVALVTDLHAGVVHGSDFAREVVDRVNAAKPDLVVLSGDVVDAPFDRHRAEIAPLADLEAPLGVFAVTGNHEIYTGSTAEWVAEWKRLGITVLANASELVTRDGESIRIAGVHDHEGTGEFAPDPARALAGTSDAFTLYVAHQPLMAQESSDAGIDLQLSGHTHGGQVWPGELIVPLQQPMVEGFAVIDGVPVITSRGAGTWGPPVRVAAAPEIPLITLRRA, encoded by the coding sequence GTGCTCCTTTTTGCCCTCGTTGCCCTGGCTGTCGTCGGCCTGCTCACCTTCTGGTTGAACCGTCGCCTTGTCGTCGCGCCGGGTTGGCGGACGCCGTGGAGGTATGCCGGGACCGCCCTTCTCGCGGCCCTGACAGCTCTCTCAGTGGTCGCCGTTGCAGGCGGCCTGCGGTGGGGAACCGCCGAGGACACCAGGCCCGTGGCCTGGCTGGCGCTGACGTGGCTCGTCGTCGCCTTGTATCTCGTCCTCGGTGTGGCGGCGGCTCAGTTGCTGGCCGTCATCGCGTGGCTCGTCACTCCTGGCGAGCACCGTGCCACCGTCCTGCGCCGCTTCAACCGAGCCACAGCAGCCGTGGTACTCACAGCGGCAGTCGGCACGACGGCATACGGCGCCGCGGCGGCAGCCAACCCCACGATCACCCGGACGACGCACACGTCGGCGTCCCTGCCGCAGGCCTTCAACGGCACAACCGTCGCCCTCGTCACCGACCTCCACGCCGGCGTCGTCCACGGCTCCGACTTCGCCCGAGAGGTCGTCGACAGGGTCAACGCGGCAAAGCCTGACCTCGTCGTCCTGTCCGGTGACGTCGTCGACGCGCCGTTCGACCGGCACCGGGCCGAGATCGCCCCGCTCGCCGACCTCGAGGCCCCGCTCGGGGTCTTTGCGGTGACCGGCAACCACGAGATCTACACCGGGTCCACGGCCGAGTGGGTGGCTGAGTGGAAACGTCTTGGCATCACCGTCCTCGCCAACGCCTCCGAGCTGGTCACCCGCGACGGCGAGAGCATCCGGATTGCCGGCGTGCACGACCACGAGGGCACCGGCGAGTTCGCCCCCGACCCGGCACGGGCACTTGCAGGGACCTCTGACGCGTTCACCCTGTATGTGGCACACCAACCGCTCATGGCGCAGGAGTCGAGCGACGCAGGCATCGATCTGCAGCTCTCGGGGCACACCCACGGCGGCCAGGTTTGGCCCGGCGAGCTGATCGTGCCGTTGCAGCAACCCATGGTTGAGGGGTTCGCCGTGATCGATGGCGTCCCCGTCATCACGAGTCGCGGCGCCGGCACGTGGGGTCCGCCGGTCCGCGTGGCCGCCGCACCCGAGATTCCGCTCATCACCCTGAGGAGGGCCTGA
- the pdxY gene encoding pyridoxal kinase PdxY codes for MTTILSIQSSVAYGHVGNSAAVFPLQRLGVEVWPVNTVHFSNHTGYGAWRGPLLAADDVREVITGIEEREALPEIDAVLSGYQGGEEIGDVILDAVARVKNANPQAIYACDPVMGNAKSGCFVHPAIPVLLRERVVPQADLITPNQFELGYLTETEPETLEDTFASVEKARAMGPSTVLVTSVLRPDRPEGTIEMLAVHGDGAWIVQTPQLPMKANGSGDVTAALFTAHLLESGDAGVALGRTVSSVFDLLQVTLDSGRRELQLVQSQDAIAEPRMQFEVQQLH; via the coding sequence GTGACGACGATCCTCTCCATCCAGTCCTCGGTGGCCTACGGCCACGTCGGCAACAGTGCCGCTGTCTTCCCGCTGCAGCGCCTCGGTGTCGAGGTGTGGCCGGTCAACACGGTGCACTTCAGCAACCACACCGGCTACGGCGCGTGGCGCGGCCCACTGCTCGCAGCCGACGATGTGCGTGAGGTCATCACCGGGATCGAGGAGCGTGAGGCGTTGCCCGAGATCGACGCGGTGCTGTCTGGCTACCAGGGCGGCGAGGAGATCGGGGACGTCATCCTCGACGCCGTCGCCCGGGTCAAGAACGCCAACCCCCAGGCCATCTATGCGTGCGACCCGGTGATGGGCAACGCGAAGTCGGGCTGCTTCGTCCACCCCGCCATCCCCGTGCTGCTGCGCGAGCGCGTCGTGCCCCAGGCCGACCTCATCACGCCCAACCAGTTCGAGCTCGGCTACCTCACCGAGACCGAGCCCGAGACGCTCGAAGACACCTTCGCCTCCGTCGAGAAGGCACGCGCGATGGGCCCGTCGACGGTGCTCGTGACCTCGGTGCTGCGCCCGGACCGGCCCGAGGGCACGATCGAGATGCTCGCTGTCCACGGTGACGGTGCGTGGATCGTCCAGACGCCGCAGCTGCCGATGAAGGCCAACGGGTCGGGGGACGTGACCGCTGCCCTCTTCACCGCACACCTGCTCGAGTCCGGTGACGCCGGAGTGGCATTGGGGCGCACGGTGTCCAGTGTCTTCGACCTGCTGCAGGTCACGCTCGACTCGGGGAGACGCGAACTGCAGCTCGTCCAGTCGCAGGACGCGATCGCCGAGCCGCGGATGCAGTTCGAGGTCCAGCAGCTCCACTGA
- the proB gene encoding glutamate 5-kinase, which translates to MGTEAVLRAAIGGAHRVVVKVGSSSLTGPGGGAIDDARLVALVAHLSAVRARGGEVVLVSSGAIAAGLGPLGLTSRPRDLATQQAAASVGQGALVAAYARAFAHHHLTVGQVLLTADDVTRRTHYTNARRTLTRLLDLGIVPIVNENDTVATHEIRFGDNDRLAALVSHLVGADALVLLTDVDALYDGPPSRAGSQRISAVLSGEDLAGVEIGGTGSSVGSGGMATKVESAGIAGAAGIPTVLSRLADAGHALAGDDVGTVFAPQSRSRASRQLWIAHATTPRGRLIVDEGAVTALTKRRTSLLPAGIVEVQGTFTGGDPVDVCGPDGRAIARGLVNYSSGELPPMLGRSTHDLARDLGAAYEREVIHRDDLVML; encoded by the coding sequence GTGGGCACTGAGGCGGTCCTGCGCGCCGCGATCGGCGGTGCGCACCGTGTCGTCGTCAAGGTTGGCTCGTCCTCACTCACCGGCCCGGGCGGCGGCGCCATCGACGATGCGCGTCTCGTCGCGCTCGTCGCCCACCTCAGTGCCGTCCGCGCCCGCGGGGGAGAGGTCGTCCTCGTCTCGTCCGGAGCCATCGCCGCCGGCCTGGGCCCGCTCGGCCTGACATCCCGGCCCCGTGACCTCGCGACCCAGCAGGCCGCAGCCAGCGTGGGGCAGGGAGCGCTCGTCGCGGCATACGCCCGAGCGTTTGCCCACCACCACCTCACTGTCGGCCAGGTGCTCCTCACCGCCGACGACGTCACCCGACGCACCCACTACACGAACGCCCGACGGACCCTGACGCGACTGCTCGACCTCGGCATCGTGCCGATCGTCAACGAGAACGACACCGTCGCCACCCACGAGATCCGCTTCGGCGACAACGACCGGCTGGCCGCCCTCGTCTCTCACCTCGTCGGCGCCGATGCCCTTGTCCTGCTCACCGATGTCGACGCCCTCTATGACGGGCCGCCCTCGCGGGCAGGCTCGCAGCGGATCTCTGCGGTCCTGTCGGGCGAGGACCTCGCCGGAGTCGAGATCGGAGGCACCGGGAGCTCGGTCGGCAGTGGTGGCATGGCCACCAAGGTGGAGTCGGCAGGCATCGCCGGTGCGGCCGGCATACCCACCGTTCTGTCGCGTCTCGCGGATGCCGGACACGCCCTCGCAGGTGACGACGTCGGCACCGTCTTTGCGCCGCAGTCGCGTTCGCGGGCATCGCGCCAGCTCTGGATCGCCCACGCCACCACCCCTCGCGGCCGGCTCATCGTCGACGAGGGGGCGGTGACGGCACTGACCAAGCGGCGCACGTCGCTCCTGCCGGCCGGAATCGTCGAGGTGCAGGGCACGTTCACCGGCGGGGACCCGGTTGACGTGTGTGGCCCCGACGGGCGGGCCATCGCTCGCGGTCTCGTCAACTACTCCTCGGGCGAGCTGCCGCCCATGCTCGGACGCAGCACGCACGACCTGGCGCGCGACCTCGGAGCGGCCTACGAACGTGAGGTCATCCACCGCGACGACCTCGTCATGCTCTGA
- a CDS encoding DNA-3-methyladenine glycosylase I, with translation MSQIVVGDDGLSRPVWASVDPMLRDYYDTEWGMPVRDERGVFERLSLEAFQSGLSWATILRKRAAFREAFADFSPEAVAEFGEGDIERLMADAGIVRNRAKVLATIQNARATLRLRNDPEGDLAAYVWSFQPPDTPRPRTFADVPTTSAESLALSKGLKRKGFGFVGPTTMFALMEAIGIVDTHLLESHRRGTSGVWPA, from the coding sequence ATGAGCCAGATCGTCGTCGGTGACGACGGTCTCTCGCGTCCGGTGTGGGCGTCCGTCGACCCGATGTTGCGCGACTACTACGACACCGAATGGGGTATGCCGGTGCGAGACGAGCGGGGTGTCTTCGAGCGGCTCTCGCTCGAGGCGTTCCAGTCGGGGTTGTCGTGGGCGACGATCCTGCGCAAGCGGGCGGCCTTCCGCGAGGCGTTCGCAGACTTCTCCCCCGAGGCTGTCGCCGAGTTCGGCGAGGGCGACATCGAGCGGCTCATGGCCGACGCCGGCATCGTGCGCAACCGCGCCAAGGTCCTCGCCACGATCCAGAACGCCCGGGCCACCCTGAGACTGCGCAATGACCCGGAAGGTGACCTCGCGGCATACGTGTGGTCGTTCCAACCCCCGGACACGCCACGGCCGCGGACGTTCGCCGACGTGCCGACCACGTCGGCCGAGTCGCTCGCCCTGTCAAAGGGATTGAAGCGCAAGGGTTTTGGATTCGTCGGGCCGACGACGATGTTTGCGCTCATGGAGGCGATCGGCATCGTCGACACGCATCTGCTCGAGTCGCACCGCCGTGGCACGTCAGGCGTCTGGCCCGCCTGA
- the nadD gene encoding nicotinate-nucleotide adenylyltransferase: protein MSAPRRRLGVMGGTFDPIHHGHLVAASEVQSQLDLDEVIFVPTGQPWQKAERVVSEPEHRYLMTVIATASNPRFQVSRVDVDREGPTYTIDTLRDLRAQHPDDELFFITGADALAQILSWKDIDELWDLAHFIGVTRPGYELSESGLPEDRVTLQEVPAMAISSTDCRERVADGEPVWYLVPDGVVQYINKHHLYAAAQAASSDAPSAAPKESRARH, encoded by the coding sequence CTGAGCGCACCGCGACGTCGCCTGGGCGTGATGGGTGGGACCTTTGATCCCATCCACCACGGCCACCTCGTGGCTGCCTCCGAGGTGCAGTCCCAGCTCGATCTCGACGAGGTCATCTTCGTGCCCACGGGCCAGCCGTGGCAGAAGGCCGAGCGCGTGGTCAGTGAGCCCGAGCACCGCTACCTCATGACCGTCATCGCGACCGCGTCGAACCCTCGCTTCCAGGTGAGTCGCGTCGACGTCGACCGCGAGGGCCCGACCTACACGATCGACACCCTGCGCGACCTGCGGGCCCAGCACCCCGATGACGAGCTGTTCTTCATCACCGGCGCCGACGCCCTGGCCCAGATCCTGTCGTGGAAGGACATCGACGAGCTCTGGGACCTCGCCCACTTCATCGGGGTCACGCGCCCCGGCTACGAATTGTCCGAGTCCGGGTTGCCGGAGGACCGTGTCACCCTTCAAGAGGTGCCGGCCATGGCCATCAGCTCCACCGACTGCCGAGAGCGGGTCGCCGACGGCGAGCCGGTCTGGTACCTCGTGCCGGACGGCGTCGTCCAGTACATCAACAAACACCATCTGTATGCCGCGGCGCAGGCTGCGTCGTCCGACGCACCGTCCGCAGCACCCAAGGAGTCTCGTGCCCGCCACTGA
- a CDS encoding GAP family protein — MELTALGGLAVLALIDSTSFGTLGVPVWMLVQPRVRAAAVLAYLAVIAAFYWLLGLALLGGAEALKGVSDSVADVTESRPFLWAQLVVGAGLFLGSFAFTRKRGEARRARRMGRPTRMERWTSRAMGPDASLRTVTTVALGAGVIEAASMLPYLAAIGLLTTAGVGFVGNAGLLAAYVVVMVVPALALLGLRFAAHRQVGPLLERVHTWLQRNKDEMLGWVLGIVGFLVVSDAVQRLGLR; from the coding sequence ATGGAGCTCACAGCACTCGGCGGTCTGGCCGTGCTCGCGCTCATCGACAGCACGAGCTTCGGCACCCTGGGAGTGCCGGTGTGGATGCTCGTCCAACCGCGCGTTCGCGCCGCCGCCGTCCTCGCCTATCTCGCGGTGATCGCGGCGTTCTACTGGCTGCTCGGCCTAGCCCTCCTCGGTGGCGCCGAGGCGCTCAAGGGAGTCTCGGACTCGGTCGCCGACGTCACGGAGTCCCGCCCCTTCCTCTGGGCGCAGCTCGTCGTCGGGGCCGGGCTGTTCCTGGGCAGCTTCGCGTTCACCCGCAAACGCGGTGAAGCACGTCGAGCCCGACGCATGGGTCGGCCCACCCGGATGGAGCGCTGGACCTCGCGGGCGATGGGCCCGGACGCGTCGCTGCGCACCGTCACCACCGTCGCACTCGGCGCCGGGGTCATCGAGGCCGCGTCGATGCTTCCCTATCTGGCCGCCATCGGTCTGCTCACCACCGCCGGAGTGGGGTTCGTCGGCAACGCAGGTCTGCTCGCGGCATACGTCGTCGTCATGGTGGTGCCCGCGCTGGCCCTGCTCGGACTGCGCTTTGCCGCCCATCGCCAGGTCGGGCCCCTGCTCGAGCGCGTGCACACGTGGCTGCAGCGCAACAAGGACGAGATGCTCGGCTGGGTCCTGGGCATCGTCGGGTTCCTCGTCGTCAGCGATGCCGTCCAGCGGCTCGGACTGCGCTGA
- a CDS encoding histidine phosphatase family protein, translated as MAVDSPRRLIVLRHGETSHNAAGIWQGQIDSPLSEKGLAQAAAAAAALVAFSPVRVIASDLVRAAVTGETVARVDGIPFSTDERFREIHAGSWQGLTGAEVREGYPEDMDKLLRGEDFKRGGHGESVADVAIRCRAGVDALLSELESGECAVIATHGVAGRALAADLVGIDQRTSWIALGGLGNCHWAELVEGRAGWRIQAWNQSAATAAARDSGVA; from the coding sequence ATGGCTGTGGACTCCCCGCGCCGGCTCATCGTGCTGCGACACGGCGAGACGAGCCACAACGCCGCCGGCATCTGGCAGGGGCAGATCGACTCGCCGCTGTCCGAGAAGGGGCTGGCCCAGGCCGCTGCTGCGGCCGCGGCCCTGGTCGCGTTCTCCCCGGTTCGCGTCATTGCCTCGGACCTGGTTCGAGCGGCAGTGACGGGCGAGACGGTCGCGCGCGTGGACGGCATACCCTTCTCGACCGACGAACGCTTCCGTGAGATCCACGCCGGCTCGTGGCAGGGGCTCACCGGCGCCGAGGTGCGCGAGGGATATCCCGAGGACATGGACAAGTTGCTGCGCGGTGAGGACTTCAAGCGGGGTGGCCACGGTGAGTCGGTTGCAGATGTGGCGATCCGCTGCCGGGCCGGCGTCGATGCCCTGCTCTCGGAACTCGAGTCGGGGGAGTGCGCCGTCATCGCGACCCATGGTGTCGCGGGTCGCGCGCTCGCGGCCGACCTCGTCGGCATCGACCAGCGCACCTCGTGGATTGCACTCGGTGGACTCGGCAACTGCCACTGGGCCGAGCTCGTCGAAGGTCGCGCGGGGTGGCGGATCCAGGCGTGGAACCAGTCGGCGGCGACCGCTGCGGCGCGCGATTCCGGGGTTGCCTGA
- the rsfS gene encoding ribosome silencing factor translates to MPATDRSLELARAAAHAAAEKLATTIVGIDVSEQLAITDIFVIASAESERQVGAIVDEVEDSLRAMGSKPVRREGQRDGRWVLIDFGDIVVHVQHDDEREFYELERLWKDCPEVDLGTVGTEQQG, encoded by the coding sequence GTGCCCGCCACTGACCGTTCCCTCGAGCTCGCTCGCGCCGCCGCCCACGCGGCCGCCGAGAAGCTCGCCACCACCATCGTCGGCATCGACGTGAGCGAGCAGCTCGCGATCACCGACATCTTCGTCATCGCCTCGGCCGAGTCCGAGCGCCAGGTCGGCGCCATCGTCGACGAGGTCGAGGACTCCCTGCGCGCCATGGGCTCCAAGCCCGTGCGCCGTGAGGGGCAGCGCGACGGTCGCTGGGTGCTCATCGACTTCGGCGACATCGTCGTCCACGTCCAGCACGACGACGAGCGTGAGTTCTATGAGCTCGAGCGTCTCTGGAAGGACTGCCCCGAGGTCGACCTCGGGACAGTGGGCACGGAGCAGCAGGGCTGA
- a CDS encoding TetR family transcriptional regulator C-terminal domain-containing protein translates to MPKIVDHEQRRAELGAAVRRVVARSGVGGATVRAVATESGWSMGALRYYFATQSEMLDFAVSAMLDDIPARMQIVLETQEPGIERAQAVLEEMLPLDEDRLAEVRVYLAFMARVRTEDGRPGLAQQTWHGERHVCGLAIADVTGLDHPTQVGVIPAALVSAVDELQVFVDGLSFLGATLPAQLTPSKSRALLRARLDSLAR, encoded by the coding sequence GTGCCCAAGATCGTCGACCACGAGCAGCGCCGAGCCGAGCTCGGTGCCGCCGTCCGTCGGGTCGTGGCCCGCAGTGGGGTCGGAGGAGCGACGGTGCGCGCGGTGGCTACCGAGTCGGGCTGGTCCATGGGGGCGTTGCGCTACTACTTCGCGACCCAGTCCGAGATGCTCGACTTCGCCGTGAGCGCCATGCTCGACGACATCCCCGCGCGCATGCAGATCGTGCTCGAGACCCAGGAGCCCGGGATCGAGCGGGCGCAGGCCGTCCTCGAGGAGATGCTGCCCCTTGACGAGGACCGGCTGGCCGAGGTACGGGTCTACCTCGCCTTCATGGCGCGGGTCCGCACCGAGGACGGCCGACCGGGGTTGGCGCAGCAGACGTGGCACGGCGAACGGCACGTCTGCGGGCTCGCGATCGCCGACGTCACCGGGCTCGATCACCCGACCCAGGTCGGTGTCATCCCCGCAGCGCTGGTCTCAGCTGTCGACGAGCTCCAGGTCTTCGTGGACGGCCTGAGCTTCCTGGGGGCCACCCTTCCGGCCCAGCTCACCCCCTCGAAGTCACGCGCCCTGCTGCGAGCCCGGCTCGACTCGCTCGCCCGTTGA